Genomic segment of Apium graveolens cultivar Ventura chromosome 7, ASM990537v1, whole genome shotgun sequence:
aatttataaattctttttaaaatcatataacaacacaTCAATTACTAAAAAAATGTCAAAAtaatctatactttattttagatatattaaaattaaaattcgcaaaatttatcacatataaacactaAACACGGATACCAAATAACGCATagttcaccaaaaattcatataataatcacataatatttatttattgataaaataattacacgttatatcccggatattacacataCTTTCAGAAATTcgattaaattaaatttttattttagcGGCAATAGTTGTTATGCACAAGTAATGTTGTAAATGAGTCGAATCGAGTCGAGCTATTAAGGCTTCATATTTCAGCTTTTTAAAAATATATCGAACTCGAACTTTTATCGAGTCAGAATTTTTGTTCTTGTATAGACTCATCAGAAAAAAAGTTGTTCATGAACATGTTCACGAATAACTCACAAACTATGATTCAACAAACAACTCATCAATGTTGTTCACGAGCTCTTGATGAGAAACAACTCAATTTATGAACCCGTTTGCACGATTCTCGAATTTTTGCATAAGTTTCATTTGTTTCTTCTctaataagtaaataaataaaaaatttacaaatcaaaCAAATAAATTTGAGTTTTTAGCATCCTAATTTTGATTATATTACGTTATTTCTATTTAAAATAATGATATATACACACTAGTTAAATATATGAacataatttaaataaaatagtTATATATTTATCATCTAGCATGCATTACAATTTAAATcgtataaatataaaaaaattataaactCAATAAAAAATCATAAATGAATTAAATAGATTAGTGAATTTATTTGTAGATAAAAAGATATACAGAATTATTCGGTACATATTTTATCATAAGCGGGGTGTTTATAACATGTTTAGCAACATATATAACTTGTACTTCCTATACTTATTCACAAATTATTTTAACAAACATGTTCACGCGTAACACTCATGAACCTGTCCACGACTATATTAACGAACTTCTTAAATGCACTTGTTCGCAAATTTTCGAGCCGAACTATATCTTGTTCAAGTTCAGGTCATATAAAAATCGAACTTTAAAATTTAGTTCATCTTTGACTTGTTTATAAATTAAACCGAACTCGAGTCAAACTttaaaaaaaaacacaaaattGTTCGTAAGCGTATCGACTCATTTACAGTGCTTTGCACAAATTACAAATttattgttattcccaaataatctaacaatataattacagaagggggttgaatgtaattcttggtttcttttggaaattaataaaatgttttaccaaaatatatatgtgtttataaATTAAACCGAATTCGAGtcaaactttttttaaaaaaaaacacaaaactgTTCGTAAGTGTATCGACTCATTTACAGTGCTTTGCACAAATTTCAAATTTATTGTTATTCCAAAAtaatctaacaatagaattacagaaggggagttgaatgtaattcttggtttcttttgaaaattaaaaaaacgTTTTAccaaaatatatatgtgtttgattatgaaagtgttcagaattgaatatatatgtattcaagacacaaaataattaaacacaaagatttaaaaactttctggtggattgatcttttccaccagagttatatattgattgagaactctgtgatgcaagaatgcacacagctacttacaagtaAAGTTACCAAGAAAGAATAGAGAAATTCCTAACAGACgttgctttttctatttctcagttcaatCGATAATTAATCTACTtactactcttggtttatatatcaccaagttacatatgaaaaagacaacatataaaacaaaatgtctaagtatAATAATATGTTTCTTCAtctctctatccagcatctttttatttcttcaagtaagcatgaaaatggaaatgtttctttgttctcatAAACCTGCAAATAGGCTGTCATATTcattttgtatacaatcaactcatgtgactgtcaagtcactctcaactgctatttgaatttgttatccgtcgagacgTTGTAGATTATCCATTGAGTCTCAATTGGATCATACATTGAGAGTatcttgagtcatccgtcgaaACGTTGTAGAATCATCCGTTAAAAGTATTTTCATAGCATCCGACACattttcatttatgcaaaattacaaggcatctaatatttacaattagccaaccaattttgcatatcattctagtagttaacatgacttagaatatcttACAACCTCCAATTCTCTAAAACATTACagtatacaggaatgtgctacaaaaacttatttaaatatAAGCTACTTTTTCAATGGATGACAAAGTAAGATTATCCATTAAAAATCACAaacacacttaattaaatctattaaaatgttttggtaaaatatcatcaaacttaagacatattcctaacatttaTTACGTAAAATAGAATACTACTTTTGAAATTATGGAAATATAAAAACATTGATATGCATCTATTTAAAAATATCCGAGTGACCGCCTCAAATTAGGCAACAGCCAGGTGGTCAGTGCAACAAACCTAACTTTATATCAATCTTTAAAATTCAGAAGTACCAATTTCTTATTTTCCGGTTgctaatttttttaattaaaattttaatattttacagtTGTGATATCGTCCAAACAGTCTCTTTTATTTCTACGGAAACCCAGAATCGCTCGTTAGGTACACACCTCGGCCAGGTTTCCTGCATCAATTTTATAAACACATACACAAATATACATGTTCATGTATCTGCATGTCTTTGATTCTATGCATATGTTTTTAtaatttgtgcaagatttctggTCTGGCTTTTTAACACATATTTTGTACCAAAGGTATATATAACAAAATTGAACTTTGATCATTCTTTTATGATTCTGCATTGTATATTTTATCTCtgttaattttattatttgaTTCTTTGTTGCCCATGCGTGTTTGTAATTTGTTTTCACATATTGGCCTTCTAAACAAGAAGATTCCGAAAATTCTATATTTTGCATGTCTTTTGCTGCATTGCATCTTTTTTGACATGTTTTCTCTGCTTAGGCATGAAAAGTCATGTGATGTTTAATGTAAATTTATTTTGGCTTTGAATTAGCAGAGGGCGAAGATTCTGGGTTCTGTGTCCTCCAGAAGCACTGCCAAATGGAGTCTCATTTGGCTGATGCTTCTTGAAGTTTTTGCTTATTTGACTGTTATCATGAGAAGTGCTCAGCTTGTTAAAATTCAAGTTATTGGAGAATTTAGTTATTCGAAAAACTACAGAATCTTGATTTTGAAAGCTTAAATAAGGTTGGTTGTTTTGTGAAAAATGGGCTGCCTTTGCTCTAAGGCAACATGGTCTAATCATTATGTTGCTGAATatgagagagagaaagagaaggagagtaGGAAGTCTTCGGTTCAGTTAGTTGCTCCGAAAGAAGAGATTGTGTCCGAGTCAAGAAGAGGCAAGAGGGATGGATCTGTGCATCGTATAGCTAACGAAAATGTGGGTTCAGTTCGTGGGGCAAAGGATGGTGAGGACAGAATTGTGGAAAGGCCTAAGAGTGGGCATCATAATTCAGCATCTGAATTGTCGTTAAATGGTCGAATAAGTAGCAAACATGGTGGTGCTGAAGGGGAACAAACAGAAGGATGGCCTTCTTGGCTAATTTCAGTTGCTAAAGAGGCTGTACATGGATGGACTCCCAGAAGTGCAGACTCGTACGAGAAGTTAAAGAAAGTCAGTTTTGACCTTATATCTTTGTATACCTATTACAAATACTTGTTTTACCAATTCTTGCTGTTTTTGAGGAATTCCACTCATAGATTCACTTCATGTGATTAGGCTTATGATTCTTGCATTCCATAAAAACAAATTTTATACTAAGCGATCTGCAAAAATGTAGGCAGGTGAGTTGATCGAGTATGAGGCTCTTAGAGGTATAGTGATTTGAGGGTGATTGTGGTTGCTAATTATCCTCATAGAAGTGGAGATGGGTAACTAAATATTTCAACTTCTAAGAAGAAAATTAGCAATGTCAAAGACTCATCTATTACGTAATGCTTTAAGCACTTCCCCATTTAGACCTGCTGTAGGCACATATGcgaatttataattattattatgtGAAACAATAAATCAGTCAAGTTAGGCTTACGGCCTCTTTGTTTAATTTGATATTCTTCTGTTACTTGGTGGCCTAATTATAGTTTTTTGAGGTGCTTATATATTGGTGCAAGCCTCACAATTAGCTTACAGGAAATTTATGAACAGAATCTAGACTTCTCCAGTTTACGATAACTTCCTAATGATATTCTGTTATGCAGATTGGCCAAGGAACCTACAGCAGTGTTTACAAAGCACGTGACCTGAAGACCAATAAAATAGTTGCGATGAAAAAAGTGAGGTTTGTTAATATGGATCCAGAAAGTGTTCGTTTTATGGCTAGGGAAATTTGTATTTTGCGTAGACTAGATCACCCAAATGTTATGAGACTTGAGGCTATCGTCACATCCAGAATGTCAGATAACTTGTATCTCGTGTTTGAGTACATGGAACATGATCTCACTGGGCTTTTGGCATCGCCTGATATCAAATTCACTGTCCCACAGGTATGTTTTTACTTTCTTATGCGGGCTTAACTTAGGGGGCGTAATTGTAAGTCTTATACATTGAGATTCCATAACTATGAGTTATGAGAATTACATGTTCTCTTAAAATCACTCACTTTTTTtgtgataaaataaatttataaattacaTAAGCAGCCCTCTACTCTCAACAAAGCAAAGTCGAAGAGCATATTTATTTTCACCGACATAGACAAATAGTAAAAGTTAATCTGTAACTCTTCCCCGGACATTAACATCATCAATGATGAATATCACCTTTGAAGAAAGGTTTGCCTCATAAAATTTTCCAAATCTCaaaaatatttatcataaatgattATACACACTTCTGCTACATTGGACCATTTAAATTGCGAAATAAATATCTCATTTGCAACTTCACCTATATTGCCGAAGCTGAGGTATATCTAAAGCTGCCAGCAACTTTTGATTCTCAACTCAAGAGCGCTTATGTAGTCAGCATAACAGctgtttaaaaaaaattagaatttttCTTAATAAGTGCTACCCTAATTTAAAACCGATACCGATGTAATAAAAGTTCTATGTTGATGCAGATGTATATATAGTATTCCTGCCTGCGATACCATGAACCGGTAGCGTAGATCTTTCTTTTCCCAGAGAGGGGTCTATCTTGCCAAAACTATTGTCATTATAAAGCAAGGGATGATACCTATATTCAACTATAAACTACAAGGATTGCACACTTTAACAATGGAATCAACTAGTAAGTAATACTCCATCTATCCCGTTGAATTCTATACATTACTTTTTGGCACGCTTTTTAATGCTCATTTAAAATATAACTCcacaatattttttaaaaaaaaaatccctgaataaaagtttaatgtttaaacttttattcaaaagaaaaaaaattaaaaaaacattatgaaactatactttataaaAGCCTCGAAATGCGTGCAAATAGTGAACGTATACAATTTCATGGGACGGAGGTAGTAGGTATATTAGCATCTAATAACAGTTCATGAGTGAAAGACAAGTTGTACATAATTCACAAAATGGGGAATGAGAGCATAAAAAACTCTCAAATGCTTACGAAAAAAATAACTTAACTTAGTAGGCTTGGACCTCCTCTTGTGTACTATATAGGTTAAACTCTTTCATAATCCTGGAGCTATTAATGAGCATCTGCAGCTTCATTTAATGACCTAAAAATTGAAGGTACAATTTTTGCACCCCCGAATTGGTTACCCATAAATACTAGGATTTGAAAGGTTAATAAATAACTTCCCCCAGTCATCATATTGTTAATTGGATATGTGTAACTATGGGAGAATACTTACCCTATAAAAGTTGTCAGAGGAGGTGGAAGGTTAGTAAAACATCTAGATTGCTTAGACAGTGCTTTCTATGAAATAAGTGAGATTTTCTTCAAGTGTTCCAAGAGGCATCTAGATTTTTTTAAACAATCCCGCCACTGAGACAATCAGACCAGCAATAATCCCAATTGTCACATTGTTAATTGGATATTTGTGAGTTTCTGAGAATGCTTAGCCCCATAAAAAAGTTGTCAGAGGAGGTGTAAGGTTAGTGACTTGCTTCTGTCTCAAAACAACTATAGCTTGCTTAGATTGACTTTCTATGAAGTGAGAGAGAATTTCTTTAAGTGTACCAAAAGGAATTAAAATTTATCTTTGTATTGTCCTAAATAATATTTAACATGCCCCCCCCTCCCCCGAGACAGTCAGCCAACACCGCCCCAGCAGGGTACTATCTTTGTTTTTCTTGAATAGAAATTTCTTGCTTAGGGAACCTAATGAAGGATACTTTCCtttaaaaaatattcaaaatttctGAAACTCACTCCCTTATTGTGAATAGTTGCTTCTCGTATCGACTATGTCGTGACTTCTGGATTTATATTAGCAACTTACCTTTCTGTGCAACATCTTCAGATTAAATGTTATATGCAACAACTGCTTTGTGGACTAGAACACTGCCATCGTCGCGGTGTCCTACATCGAGACATCAAGGGTTCAAATCTTCTAATCGACAACAACGGAATTCTAAAGATTGGAGACTTTGGTCTAGCTACATTCTTTCAACCTGACAAAAAACAGCATTTAACGAGTCGAGTTGTAACTCTCTGGTATAGGGCTCCAGAGCTTTTGCTTGGTGCTACATCGTATGGAGCTGCCATTGATATGTGGAGTGTAGGATGCATTCTTGCTGAACTTTTTGTTGGGAAGCCTATCATGCCAGGAAGAACAGAGGTAGAGTAATCCAAACTATAGCTATCTGCACTTCTTATATCTTAAACAGAAATACACAAACACGGATACATACACCTACATTCAAATGTCTAACTTAATATAGAGTTCATCTTTTTGGCAAAAAATATCATCCAAAATAATATCCTTTTTCAGCTTGGAAATTCTAATTAACAATCACATTTTTAACTTTGAATTTGACATGAATGATTGTGATTTACTGTGTTTTTAAAATGTATAGAATAATAATTGTTTTCTAGCAAATCAAATTTCACTAAAGAAAAATCGTCAAATTCTTTGTACTGGTTAAGAGGCCTTATGCACATTGACGCTACCACAAAAACTACGTACAAGTGAACTTATGAAGATTAATTATTTAAGTATGGAAATTCTATCTCATAATCCCAAGCAAGTAATAGTTTATTGATCTATGTGACAGAAAGTGTTAAAATGCCAACACTCATGCATCTGAAAAATTTGTGTTTATCTTGTGTTAAGAACCCAACTCTCGCAAAAACTTAAGGTGGTAGGAGAAGCTTAATTTGAATCATATACTATATTCAACACTTCCCCTCACTCGCGTAAGTGCATAATTAATTAGACAAACAAACTGATACCATGTTAAGCAAACACTCCCctaaaaccttaaggtggtaGGATGAGGCCTTAATTGAATCATATACTATATATTCACATGTTGAATATTATACACACTTCCTTTTACATTTCATGCATCCTTGGCCCCTTTGTTTTGAGGCCCCTTTCGTTTAGTTTCCGAAAGTGTTCTTAACTGTCATTGTGTCAAAAAATCTACTAGTTCTTATTTGAGAAAGGTGCTGATAatattgagaaattctcaggtTGAGCAAATGCATAAAATATTCAAGCTTTGTGGATCTCCTTCAGAGGAGTACTGGAAGAAAACTAAATTACCACATGCTACTAGCTTTAAACCTCAACAACCTTACAAGCGCCGGATTGCAGAGACCTTTAAGGATTTGCCTTCGTCAGCTTTGGAGCTTGTGGATGTTCTTCTCTCAGTGGAACCAGAACAACGAACCAGTGCTTCTTCTGCTCTTAAAAGCAAGGTAATGCTGATAACTCTTAGATTCAGTTCTCTGTTAAACTTCTACAGTATAATTCTAGGATTTTGCATCTTAAAGTTGCTCTTGCTTGCTGCCAAGTGCAGAACTTAGCAATTTAGGTATCTTGAGAATATGGAACTTTCCCTTCTCTTAGTAAGATTCCCTTTACTATTCGAAGAATAATGAACTTTCACTTCTCTTAGTAAGATTCACTTTACTATTTGAATTTTTGTGCTACTTTCTAGTGTTACGTAATACATGTCATTCCACTTTATTCCCTGGATAAAGATGGATGATATGAGACTTCTGTTTATCCAAACAATCAAGCAGTCGACATTATGTTTTGTATAGACTGTATTCAAAAATGTGAATTTGCTTGAATTTGTATCACAAAACAGGCATTTGTCACAATGCATACTTCCATGACTGTTAACAGCAGGGTAATTAGGGATTTAACTTGATCAAGCAAGAGGGCCATATGGTGGAATATTGCCTTACACATTGAAAATTATAGGTTGTTACCTATGCTCATCTTTATAGCAGCATCAAGTATCTAATACTCCGTAATTAATAATTAAACAAATCACCAGAGGTTTAGTACACAATAATTTCGAGTATTTCCCATTTTTTAACCTGCTATGTGTATTGTTAATCATTCTTTAAGATACAGATCATCTTTTACATACAGAGTCAAACATGGTTGGAACAGTTTATTAAGGCATTTAATGTTTTACTTATTTATCTACCTTCTGGAGAGCTGCCGGCTAACAACCTTTGCACCTGATCGAAGAATTCTTTGTTGTTTACAACCAAAAAAATATCACTTTTATGAATGTAGTTGTCATTTTTCCTCCCATTTCCAACAACCTCCCAGAAAATGTTATTTATCGTGTAAAGAAGCTGGTTAATACAATGTGAAAACTGCTTTTATACTTAAAATGGATTTGTTATGACATGTTTGCACCCAAAGGTTATTGAAGCCGAAAAAAATTATTTGCTGCTTTTGTTGTGTGGGTGGAGTGAACATGAAGTCCAACTTacaattattaataatttattttgttttcttGTGGTAATGTTACTGATAAGATCAGTATCTCTGACTTGACCTGTTATACGTTTCTATTTTCAGTTCTTTACGACGGCGCCTCTTCCTTGTGATCCATCTAGCTTACCTAAATACAACCCGAGCAAGGAGTATGATGCAAAGCTTCGAGAGGAGCAGAAGAGGTATAGTTTTATATGCCTTTATTTAGATTTTGTTTACTGGTATAAAAATATCGTAATTTAGTATACCACCTAACATATTTTTGTTGTTCAGAGACCTAATACATATAAATAGCCAAGTTCACTTATTAAACTGTTTAAGACCTGGTTCAACTTTTAGGAATAGCAATCACTCACAAATACGTGCTCGACTATATAATTGTCTATATGCATTCCGCTAAAGTCAAATAGAATTTACAAAGGCTTTtctttttgcaattttttttccTTGTCAACTTATCCATAAACACAAATGCAGATATGCGGGAGTGACAATAATGGACTGTCATCTAGTCGATAAATCTCTTATTTAGTCCATGTAGATCATGAAATGACAATGTTAAAAAGAAGTAAAAAACACAAGCAAGGAAATATTTGTAGTGTGGTGGTCATGATCAGGTCTAATCCTAGTGCATTCACTTCAATTGGCAATTATATTGCGAAACTAAGTGTCCATTAAACTTTTAACTGGATACACCCGATAGAGACACAATTATATCTGCTGTCAATGCACAAGTAACTGTATGAGAAAAGGCTGAGTGTAAAGCTCATACACTGTATAAAATCAATATAAAAGTTGGAGAGGGATCACTGCTGGTGCTTTCAGAAAATTGTGAATTGCAGGAGATGTAAGTAAAAACAAAGTAATAGGTACCAGCAATTTTTCTTCTGGTGGGAAAGAAACAGCCACGTTTTATTTTGATTATACCACTGACTCTGACTTTCTAGAGAAACGTCATTTTCTCAAACTAAAACAAGATGAcgttttaaataaataataaggGAATGATGTGATAATATGACTTTCTACAATAATAAATCAAATTCGCAGTGTCTGGAGATCTATCGATACTAAACCAAATCACCTTACCTCTGTTAAAAAACTATAACGAGCCATTTAACATTTTCAAGTCTGAAATATATATTACATTGTGAAAGACGTATCATAATATTCAACATCACAATAGCAACAgggaattttttttattattttccaTCACTTCTATGTAGAAGCCTTACTCAAGACATCTAGTTAAAAACATACTTGCTTTTTTCATCCCAGTGAATATTTAAGTAAGATTTTCATCTCTATCATGTCTTCAGGCGAAAAGCTGAATCTGTAAAAGGACGTGGTCCTGAGTCTGTGAGACGGGGTCACAGAGAATCCAAGGGCAATGACCCAACACCGGAATTTATATCACACGGACAGGTCTTAACAATTATTTTCTGTTATGGTTGGACAATGTATCAGTTGCATCAGGTTCAATTTAATGTTCAAGCTAACTGTAGGTGCAGCAGGTACATTCTAACAAATGCGCTAGTGTAATGTACAAGTCTCGTGGTGATGCTGGATCTGGCTTCCCGCTTGAGCCTCCTAAAGGGTTGAAGAAAAGTGTTAATCATTCAACTTCGATGGTACACCCGAGTGCAGCAGCCTCATGGTCTTCTAAAGTAAAGGATGAAAGTGGTATGTCAGTTTCAGGAAGGACACATAACTCTTCTCTTCGTGGATCAAACCGTGGTTCAACCTTGACAAGGCAGCAATCTCACAAGAATGAAAAGGCTTCCGGCTATGATGATAATATGGTAAGTACTACTGGTATTTCTTCGCTAATGCTCTCTCAGATCCTTTTAATCATGCTCAAAGTTAATTTAAAGTGCAATATTTGTATACCATTTTTCTGGTTGTTATTCATTCGGTGATGAATTCGTAAATGCGGTCTAAATACAAAGAAGGCTGAATATGAAATCAAATATATATAGCACTATTAGTGGAGAGAAGAAAGCCTAAATTCCTTAAGAACCATCTGTTCCTACGTAATCATAAACATAAATTTTGAACACACGTGGTATTATGATGACATGAAGGGCTGTGGGGAGCCTCAGGAAGTACTCTTTACATGTACTATTATGGAAGCTGCATATGGAATAATCATTATGGCATGAAATTAGAACGAATCATGCAGGGACAAAAAAGAAGGGGACAAACTTATATGGCATAATCATTTTAGGGGGGTGTGATTGATTATTCTTGTGCAAATAGTAATGTCAAGCCGAAGAAGAAACTGATACCTGATTGTGCATGTTTGTTTCCTGCACCGAACTCCTAAATTCAAGTCATTGATGACCGATGTGCTTCATATGACCTCTATACATATTGCCATGCAATCTTATAACTGGAATAAAATGTTTCATAATCTGTGAAGCTGGGTAGTCCATCTGTATGAGAAACTGTGTATCCAGTGGGGCAGATATTTTgtattggagtgcagtaaaatGCCGTGTGGCTTGTTCCAGTGGGGCAGGTATTTATATCGACGGATTTGTTGACCTCTCGGATTCTCTCTTTCTAGAATAGTGGCAAGATGAAACCAGCTTTCTCTCACCAGCACCCACACCCCCGTTATTTTCTTTTGTAGTTTATGCTCCTAACTCGATGCTATTGCTTATCAATCACATGTATATAGTCTATACTTATCTTGGTTTAAGTTGTCATCATTCCGTAATTGATTGATTGCAAAGTCATAACTTTTTGTTGTATGCTAATCTTAGGGCCAGATACCAAGGAAAAACAGGATCCAATATTCTGGACCATTAGTGCCCCCTGGGGGGAATATAGAAGACATGCTGAAAGAACACGAGAAAAACATTCAGGAAGCAGTACGCAAATCACGTCTGGACAAGGACAAGAACAAAAAGAACCTTGGTTATTAACTAGGAAAGTCCAGTCATCTGTTATCCTGAAAAATCGCATTAGTCTCAGTCCCATAACTTGTTACGACTTGGGCTGTTTTATCCCGGAAACTGGAAGCTGATTTCTGTATTCTACCGCCAAAAAGAATTGTATCTTATCTATTCAAGTAGGCCGAAGGTATGGTGGAAACAAGGCTTGTGCTCATATCTAATGGATTTGGTATTTTGTAGGCATGAAAATATGCCATTGTATAGCTGGAGAAGAGCTGTTCATTCTAGTCATAAAATGTCATATTGTAATTCTCTCTCATAAGTCATAACATTACTAATTGCACTAGCAAAATAGATTCTGTAGTTTTTTCACATGAGATTCCTGCAAATCATATAAATGTATGCACCTTAGGAACATGAATTTGATGTTGGGGGCTAGGTTTATGAATTAGAACACAGGAAATTTTATTTGAAAAGTATAAGGATTCTTCTGTTTAATCTGCACAGCGCAGACAACTTGCTAGTACTGGAGATGCAACATTTAATCTCAATAAACTCATTCGCAAAGGTAGCGGCATACATTAACAAATAGTACTTTAAACAGTTTCAAATAAGCTGTCGGTCTATATAGCTATGACTGTTTGCAGATTATGATGGACAAGTTATTGGTATATGGTTAGTCTGGAGGGTGATCATCACTATGGGGTGGACAAGACTTGCGCCTAGCACCATACACTTGAGCTTTAATTATTGATACATGACCCAGTTTAAATGGGCATGTTTTTGGCAAGACCTTTTGCGCAACATGGATATCAAGTTAAAAATGAGTTAAGCTTTAATCCCCAGATAGTCAAACCGAGGCCTTGAATTGTTGAGAGCTATCAATGTTTGTTGCTTGACAAGCCTCCACTGTCTCAATTCACTGCAGTGTGCAGTCTACCATCCTAACTCCTTAACACAATGGCTATCAATAAAGCACATACAAACAAACATAACAAAACAACCAGTTTGAGAAAACATACCAGACAATCATATAAGAATCCTGAAAAAAAAAAAAGGAACTCTAGTAGTGGTTAATAATCTCTGCTAATATTATGTACATTTGGCTTTTCTGAAAAGCataattcttaaaaatgtttctaACCCAAACACTTTACTAGGGCTGTTTATTGATTTTATTATGTGCACATATAATGTTTAACAAAGAACTACAAATCTTGCTTAGGCTTGCGACTTAGTTCTGAGTAATGACCGCCCATTCGCTGCAAAATTTCTTCCCATAAACCTTCTGTAGAAGAATTAGCTGTAGCTCCGAAAATTAAATTTGGGCTACATGCAGCAACATGCCAAAAATCTGAGTCAATCTCCTCTTTCAACTGATCAAGCTGCCATCCAGCATAACCAACAAAGAATCTAAAGTCATTAGGTTTGATCAACCCTTTCTTCACCAGCTCAGCAGCTTCATCCAAACTGTTACGAGCACCAAATGACAAGCCAGGAATCACCTCCTCAACTCCAGGATGACGTGCTTTATGCCCTGTTTTAAGCAGAAACATGCTTGCCTCAAGGGGGCCACCAAAATGCAATGGGCATTCAGAAAATGTGGTTGCAAGATCAAGATTAGTGGGTTTCATGTGTTTCATCTTTTTGTGAAGTGGACGGTTTATAACAACTCCGAACGGTCCTTCTTGTGGATGCCTGGTTCCAGATTTGAGA
This window contains:
- the LOC141670821 gene encoding putative serine/threonine-protein kinase At1g09600 isoform X4; its protein translation is MGCLCSKATWSNHYVAEYEREKEKESRKSSVQLVAPKEEIVSESRRGKRDGSVHRIANENVGSVRGAKDGEDRIVERPKSGHHNSASELSLNGRISSKHGGAEGEQTEGWPSWLISVAKEAVHGWTPRSADSYEKLKKIGQGTYSSVYKARDLKTNKIVAMKKVRFVNMDPESVRFMAREICILRRLDHPNVMRLEAIVTSRMSDNLYLVFEYMEHDLTGLLASPDIKFTVPQIKCYMQQLLCGLEHCHRRGVLHRDIKGSNLLIDNNGILKIGDFGLATFFQPDKKQHLTSRVVTLWYRAPELLLGATSYGAAIDMWSVGCILAELFVGKPIMPGRTEVEQMHKIFKLCGSPSEEYWKKTKLPHATSFKPQQPYKRRIAETFKDLPSSALELVDVLLSVEPEQRTSASSALKSKFFTTAPLPCDPSSLPKYNPSKEYDAKLREEQKRRKAESVKGRGPESVRRGHRESKGNDPTPEFISHGQVHSNKCASVMYKSRGDAGSGFPLEPPKGLKKSVNHSTSMVHPSAAASWSSKVKDESGMSVSGRTHNSSLRGSNRGSTLTRQQSHKNEKASGYDDNMGQIPRKNRIQYSGPLVPPGGNIEDMLKEHEKNIQEAVRKSRLDKDKNKKNLGY